A portion of the Oncorhynchus gorbuscha isolate QuinsamMale2020 ecotype Even-year linkage group LG07, OgorEven_v1.0, whole genome shotgun sequence genome contains these proteins:
- the LOC124039129 gene encoding G-protein coupled receptor 12-like — translation MSNDYEASVTPSWLTSDPTVWSSSRDGFTDNATYPPMGSFPPLPPLLVNPWDILLCSSGTLIACENALVVLVIWQNPSLRAPMFLLIGSLALADLLAGLGLVLHFTLAYLLRSDSAQLLTVGLVVASFSASVFSLLAITIDRYLSLYYALTYNSERTAAFTYTMLVLLWGLSLCLGLLPVTGVNCLVEESTCSVVRPLTKNNVVVLSVSFLLLFGLMLQLYVQICKIVMHHAHQIALQHHFLSASPHYVTTRNGVSTLAIILGTFAACWMPFTVYSLVADYTYPPLYTYATLVPATYNSVINPVIYAFRNQDIQKALWLVCCGCIPARVAHRARTPSHV, via the coding sequence ATGAGCAACGACTACGAGGCATCAGTCACCCCCAGCTggctgacctctgaccccactGTCTGGTCCAGCAGCAGAGACGGATTCACAGATAACGCCACTTACCCACCTATGGGCTCCTTCCCCCCACTGCCCCCTCTCCTGGTCAATCCCTGGGACATCTTGCTGTGCTCCTCAGGGACCCTCATCGCCTGTGAAAACGCCCTGGTGGTACTGGTGATCTGGCAGAACCCGTCTCTCCGAGCCCCCATGTTCCTGCTGATCGGCAGCCTGGCCCTGGCTGACCTCCTGGCTGGTCTGGGCCTGGTGCTCCACTTCACCTTGGCCTACCTGCTGAGGTCTGACTCGGCTCAGCTGCTGACTGTTGGTCTGGTGGTGGCCTCCTTCTCAGCCTCCGTCTTCAGCCTGTTGGCCATCACCATAGACCGTTACCTGTCACTCTACTACGCCCTGACCTACAACTCAGAGCGCACTGCCGCCTTCACCTACACCATGCTGGTCCTCCTCTGgggactgtctctctgcctgGGCCTACTTCCCGTCACGGGGGTGAACTGCCTGGTGGAGGAGTCGACATGCAGCGTGGTGCGCCCGCTGACTAAGAACAACGTGGTGGTGCTGTCCGTATCCTTCCTCCTGCTGTTCGGCCTCATGCTGCAGCTGTACGTGCAGATCTGTAAGATTGTCATGCACCACGCCCACCAGATAGCCTTGCAGCATCACTTCCTGTCCGCCTCGCCCCACTACGTCACAACCAGGAATGGCGTGTCCACGCTGGCCATCATCCTGGGGACTTTTGCCGCCTGCTGGATGCCCTTCACCGTCTACTCACTGGTCGCCGACTACACGTACCCACCTCTCTACACATACGCCACCCTGGTGCCCGCCACCTACAACTCAGTCATCAACCCAGTGATCTACGCCTTCAGGAACCAGGACATCCAGAAGGCTCTGTGGCTGGTGTGTTGTGGCTGTATACCGGCCAGGGTGGCCCACAGGGCCCGGACCCCTAGCCACGTCTGA
- the LOC124039552 gene encoding 60S ribosomal protein L21, which produces MTNTRGKRRGTRYMFSRAFRKHGPIPLSTYMRIYRKGDIVDIKGTGTIQKGMPHKCYHGKTGRVYNVTQHAVGIIVNKQVKGKILAKRINVRIEHVKHSKSRDSFLQRVKENEKRKVEAKQKGTWVELKRQPTAPRDARFVSTKGNEPQLLEPIPYEFMA; this is translated from the exons ATGACCAACACAAGAGGCAAGAGGAGGGGGACGAGGTACATGTTCAGCCGTGCCTTCCGCAAGCATG GCCCCATTCCCTTGTCTACATACATGCGTATTTACAGGAAGGGAGATATCGTTGACATCAAG GGTACAGGTACCATCCAGAAAGGAATGCCTCACAAGTGCTACCACGGCAAGACTGGTAGAGTCTACAATGTAACCCAACATGCTGTTGGCATCATTGTCAACAAGCAGGTCAA GGGTAAGATCCTGGCCAAGAGGATCAATGTGCGTATTGAGCATGTGAAGCACTCTAAGAGCAGGGACAGCTTCCTGCAGCGCGTCAAGGAGAACGAGAAGAGGAAGGTGGAGGCCAAGCAGAAGGGCACCTGGGTGGAACTGAAACGCCAG CCCACGGCTCCTCGTGACGCCAGATTCGTCAGCACCAAGGGCAACGAACCCCAGCTGCTGGAGCCCATCCCTTATGAGTTCATGGCATAA
- the LOC124039551 gene encoding ubiquitin carboxyl-terminal hydrolase 12 has product MEILMTVSKFASFCTMGANASALEKEIGSEQFPVNEHYFGLVNFGNTCYCNSVLQALYFCRPFREKILAYRSQPRRKENLLTCLADLFHSIANQKRKVGVIPPKKFITRLRKENELFDNYMQQDAHEFLNYLLNTIADLLQEERKQDKTNGRLANGSLDSQNHNSNTPPPSTWVHEIFQGTLTNETRCLTCETISSKDEDFLDLSVDVEQNTSITHCLRGFSNTETLCSEYKYYCEECRSKQEAHKRMRVKKLPMILALHLKRFKYMEQLQRYTKLSYRVVFPLELRLFNTSGDATNPERLYDLVAVVVHCGSGPNRGHYIAIVKSHDFWLLFDDDIVEKIDAQAIEEFYGLTSEISKNSESGYILFYQSRD; this is encoded by the exons ATGGAAATCCTAATGACAGTTTCCAAATTTGCCTCTTTTTGTACCATG GGCGCCAATGCCTCCGCTCTGGAGAAAGAGATTGGCTCAGAGCAGTTCCCTGTCAACGAGCACTACTTCGGCTTGGTCAAC TTTGGGAACACCTGCTACTGTAACTCGGTGCTGCAGGCTCTGTACTTCTGCCGTCCATTCCGGGAGAAGATCCTGGCCTACCGCAGCCAGCCCCGACGCAAGGAGAACCTGCTGACCTGCCTGGCCGACCTGTTCCACAGTATCGCCAACCAGAAGAGGAAGGTGGGAGTCATACCACCCAAGAAGTTCATCACGCGCCTACGCAAGGAGAATG AGCTGTTTGACAACTACATGCAACAGGATGCCCATGAATTCCTGAACTACCTGCTCAACACCATTGCTGACCTGCTGCAGGAGGAAAGGAAGCAGGACAAGACCAACGGCCGTCTAGCCAATGGCTCGCTCGACTCCCAGAACCACAACAGTAACACCCCGCCCCCCTCCACTTGGGTCCATGAGATCTTCCAGGGAACCCTCACCAACGAGACCCGCTGCCTCACCTGTGAAACG ATCAGCAGCAAAGACGAAGACTTCCTGGACCTGTCAGTGGACGTGGAACAGAACACCTCCATCACACACTGTCTCAG GGGGTTTAGTAACACAGAGACTCTCTGCAGTGAGTATAAGTACTACTGTGAAGAATGTAGAAGTAAACAGGAGGCACACAAAAG GATGCGTGTGAAGAAGTTGCCTATGATCCTGGCTCTACACCTGAAGAGGTTTAAGTACATGGAGCAGCTGCAGCGCTACACCAAGCTGTCCTATCGCGTCGTCTTCCCTCTGGAGCTCCGCCTCTTCAACACCTCAGGAGACGCAACCAATCCTGAGAGACTCTACGACCTGGTCGCTGTCGTGGTGCATTGTGGGAG TGGCCCAAACCGAGGACACTACATCGCCATTGTGAAGAGTCACGACTTCTGGCTGCTGTTTGATGACGACATTGTAGAG AAGATAGACGCCCAGGCCATAGAGGAGTTCTATGGCCTCACCTCTGAGATCTCCAAGAACTCTGAGTCAGGCTACATCCTCTTCTACCAGTCCAGAGACTGA